The region CATTGCTTCAAAATGCTCAGCACGAACGATATCTTTATTTCCTGTAGTAGTAATAACAATATCACTGTTACCAACTACAGTTTCTAATTTTTTTACTTCAAAACCGTCCATTGCAGCTTGTAATGCACATATTGGATCAATTTCTGTTACGGTTACAATACTTCCAGCACCTTTAAAAGAAGCAGCAGTACCTTTACCCACATCACCATAACCACAAACAGTTACACGCTTACCTGCTAACATAATATCTGTTGCACGACGGATAGCATCGACTGCAGATTCCTTACAACCGTATTTATTATCAAACTTAGATTTTGTTACCGAGTCGTTTACGTTAATTGCTGGCATCGTTAATGTCCCATTTTTAACACGCTCGTATAATCTATGTACACCAGTAGTCGTTTCTTCAGATAATCCTTTAATACCTTCAGATAATTCTGGGTATTTATCTAAAACCATATTAGTTAAATCACCACCATCATCTAAAATCATATTTAATGGTTTACGGTCTTCGCCAAAGAATAAAGTTTGTTCTATACACCAGTCAAACTCTTCTTCTGTCATGTCTTTCCATGCATAAACTGCAGTTCCAGCAGCAGCAATAGCAGCAGCAGCTTGATCTTGTGTTGAGAATATATTACAAGAACTCCATGTCACCTCTGCACCTAAAGCTTGTAACGTTTCAATTAAAACCGCAGTTTGGATAGTCATGTGTAAACATCCTGCAATACGTGCGCCTTTTAAAGGTTGCTCGTTTTTGTATTCTTCACGAAGACTCATTAAGCCTGGCATTTCAGCTTCAGCTAAATTAATTTCTTTTCTTCCCCAAGCCGCAAGCGACATATCTTTTACTTTGTTTGGTACGTAAGCAATTGTTTTTGTGCTCATATTTTTTCTTAATTTTTATTAAATGATACACCTTTGGCAATAGCACTAAAATTGGTTAAATTCGCTTAACCAAAGTATCCAATTCGCCTTAGGCGATGCAAAGATAACTAATACATTTTAGAATATTAAATGCCTCTCTATAAAACCATTACCGTAAACTCACAAACTACTGTTAAAATCTGGAAGATTGATGAGTCTTACGATGATTTAATACAACCATTAAATTTAAAACCAGAAAGTTTAACACGTGTTTTAGGTATGAAAAGCCAATTACACCAACGTGGGTTTTTAAGTGTACGACATTTACTAAGAAGTTTTGGATATACAGATCAAGATTTATATTATGATGATAACGGAAAACCACATTTAAAAGATGGTAAACACATTTCGATAACACATAGTTTTACATTTTCAGGTGTTATTATTAGTAATAAAGAAGTTGGTATTGATATCGAAATGCAACGCGATAAAATTGCAATTATTGCTAAGAAATTTGTCGAGTATGAATTTGAGTATTTAGATAAAAGCGCTTCAGATTATATTAATAAATTAACTGTAATTTGGGGAATTAAAGAATCATTATACAAGCTATTTGCAACACCTGGAATGTTATTTAGAGAACACTTTTTAGTGATTCCTTTTACATTTGAAGAGGATGAAACTATTTGTTGGATTGATTACAAAGGATTAAAAAAGAGGTACACTGCCAATTATTTGGAATTTGATGGCTTTACTTGTGCTTATGTTATAGAATAATGGCTGTTTACAACGACATACTTTCCGCTAAAGCGAAACAAGACAAGTTATTGGCTATATTAATAGATCCAGATAAATTTGATGTAAATTTAATATCGCAATTAACCGATAATATTAATAATTCTATAATAACTCACATTTTTGTTGGAGGAAGTACGGTTGAGGTAGAAGTCACACAACAATTGGTTTCTGCATTAAAACCTTTAACTCATTTACCTATAGTTTTATTTCCAGGAGACGTGACACAAATATCAAAAGATGCTGATGCTATTTTGTTTTTATCATTAATATCTGGTCGTAATCCTAAGTACTTAATA is a window of Olleya sp. YS DNA encoding:
- the ahcY gene encoding adenosylhomocysteinase — translated: MSTKTIAYVPNKVKDMSLAAWGRKEINLAEAEMPGLMSLREEYKNEQPLKGARIAGCLHMTIQTAVLIETLQALGAEVTWSSCNIFSTQDQAAAAIAAAGTAVYAWKDMTEEEFDWCIEQTLFFGEDRKPLNMILDDGGDLTNMVLDKYPELSEGIKGLSEETTTGVHRLYERVKNGTLTMPAINVNDSVTKSKFDNKYGCKESAVDAIRRATDIMLAGKRVTVCGYGDVGKGTAASFKGAGSIVTVTEIDPICALQAAMDGFEVKKLETVVGNSDIVITTTGNKDIVRAEHFEAMKDKTIVCNIGHFDNEIQMDWLNKNYGNTKDTIKPQVDKYNVNGKDIIILAEGRLVNLGCATGHPSFVMSNSFTNQTLAQIELWKNADKYENDVYMLPKHLDEKVAKLHLEKIGVELTELKDYQAEYIGVTVEGPYKPEHYRY
- a CDS encoding 4'-phosphopantetheinyl transferase family protein, with protein sequence MPLYKTITVNSQTTVKIWKIDESYDDLIQPLNLKPESLTRVLGMKSQLHQRGFLSVRHLLRSFGYTDQDLYYDDNGKPHLKDGKHISITHSFTFSGVIISNKEVGIDIEMQRDKIAIIAKKFVEYEFEYLDKSASDYINKLTVIWGIKESLYKLFATPGMLFREHFLVIPFTFEEDETICWIDYKGLKKRYTANYLEFDGFTCAYVIE